From the Nocardiopsis changdeensis genome, one window contains:
- a CDS encoding pyridoxamine 5'-phosphate oxidase family protein gives MTQTSHNTATGTEGERYVQQVMGTSDRAARFYRDQMLNHLNSDMRAFIARQEMLFIATADDRGECDSSFRAGPPGFVHVIDERTLAFPEYRGNGVFASAGNIAQNPHIGLMFLDFQRDRIGLHVNGRVKIMEDDRLRAHVRDLPLPQVPGQRAQMWLLVQVEEAYIHCRKHIPHLRKVGPEEDWGTDDTLRKGGDFFRAKQENDARRGGDVLGI, from the coding sequence ATGACTCAGACCAGCCACAACACCGCGACCGGCACCGAGGGCGAACGGTACGTCCAGCAGGTCATGGGGACGTCCGATCGCGCGGCGCGCTTCTACCGCGACCAGATGCTGAACCACCTCAACAGCGACATGCGGGCCTTCATCGCCCGCCAGGAGATGCTCTTCATCGCCACGGCCGACGACCGGGGCGAGTGCGACTCCAGCTTCCGGGCCGGGCCCCCCGGGTTCGTGCACGTCATCGACGAGCGCACCCTGGCCTTCCCCGAGTACCGCGGCAACGGCGTGTTCGCCAGCGCGGGCAACATCGCCCAGAACCCGCACATCGGGCTGATGTTCCTCGACTTCCAGCGCGACCGGATCGGCCTGCACGTGAACGGCCGCGTGAAGATCATGGAGGACGACCGCCTGCGCGCGCACGTGCGGGACCTGCCCCTGCCGCAGGTCCCGGGCCAGCGGGCGCAGATGTGGCTGCTGGTGCAGGTCGAGGAGGCCTATATCCACTGCCGCAAGCACATCCCCCACCTGCGCAAGGTCGGCCCGGAGGAGGACTGGGGCACCGACGACACCCTGCGCAAGGGCGGGGACTTCTTCCGCGCCAAGCAGGAGAACGACGCGCGGCGCGGCGGGGACGTCCTCGGGATCTGA
- a CDS encoding globin domain-containing protein, which yields MTLRRVSEVPLPDQGTIELVRLSSVDIPEGSARLARSFYDNLFEMVPSVRSMFADDIRPQQQRMADALLSVVRHLDDPDEVAHHLRRLGRQHHRELGVLPEHYPYVGRALVRAVSEVSPTWTSSMSSAWVLVYQWITAQMIAGAEGDDTPPAPPRARGLGEDRIPNGPQYQVPGRAPAGAPGRHSR from the coding sequence TTGACCCTTCGCCGTGTATCCGAAGTGCCGCTTCCCGACCAGGGGACCATCGAACTGGTCCGCCTCTCGTCCGTGGACATCCCCGAGGGCTCGGCCCGCCTGGCCAGGAGTTTCTACGACAACCTGTTCGAGATGGTGCCCTCCGTGCGGAGCATGTTCGCCGACGACATCAGGCCGCAGCAGCAGCGGATGGCCGACGCGCTCCTGTCCGTGGTCCGCCACCTCGACGACCCCGACGAGGTGGCCCACCACCTCAGGAGGCTGGGCCGCCAGCACCACCGGGAGCTGGGCGTGCTGCCCGAGCACTACCCGTACGTCGGGCGCGCCCTGGTCCGCGCCGTCAGCGAGGTCTCGCCCACCTGGACCTCCTCCATGAGCTCCGCCTGGGTGCTGGTCTACCAGTGGATCACCGCCCAGATGATCGCCGGGGCCGAGGGCGACGACACGCCGCCCGCGCCGCCCCGCGCCCGGGGCCTGGGCGAGGACCGGATCCCGAACGGACCTCAGTACCAGGTGCCGGGGCGGGCGCCGGCCGGGGCCCCGGGCCGGCACTCACGCTGA
- a CDS encoding TetR/AcrR family transcriptional regulator yields MPHDTRTVLLASATALLDGGGVEAVTLREVGRLSGVSHMAPYKHFQDKESLLAVIATRELDRLADMIDRAADAPYDPGGTLRSVLHAYVSWALEHPVRFRLIYGGPWTCPRPELEKAAERTAELMSDVVRRCQNSGEMPDRDPQRCTCLLLAAVHGAVQLQLAGHLTSGTEPDAIVDDLLDLLRSTR; encoded by the coding sequence ATGCCCCACGACACACGTACCGTGCTGTTGGCCTCGGCCACCGCCCTCCTGGACGGCGGCGGCGTCGAGGCGGTGACACTCCGGGAGGTCGGTCGCCTGAGCGGAGTGTCCCACATGGCCCCCTACAAGCACTTCCAGGACAAGGAGTCCCTGCTGGCGGTGATCGCCACCCGGGAGCTCGACCGGCTGGCGGACATGATCGACCGCGCCGCCGACGCCCCCTACGACCCCGGCGGGACGCTCCGGTCCGTCCTGCACGCCTACGTCTCCTGGGCCCTGGAGCACCCGGTGCGGTTCCGGCTGATCTACGGGGGGCCGTGGACCTGCCCCCGGCCCGAACTGGAGAAGGCGGCCGAGCGCACGGCCGAGCTGATGTCGGACGTGGTGCGCCGGTGCCAGAACAGCGGCGAGATGCCCGACCGGGACCCCCAGCGGTGCACCTGCCTGCTGCTGGCCGCGGTGCACGGCGCCGTCCAGCTGCAGCTGGCCGGACACCTCACCTCCGGGACCGAACCGGACGCCATCGTCGACGACCTGCTGGACCTGCTGCGCTCCACCCGCTAG
- the hrpA gene encoding ATP-dependent RNA helicase HrpA yields the protein MSTTTPAPTADHLRSRLRDLMPVDRHRLRRRIDGLAKMRDERRRASVLAQIARDVDEARLRVDLRREAVPELTYPESLPVSARRDDIAEAIRDNQVVIVAGETGSGKTTQLPKICLELGRGVMGTIGHTQPRRLAARTVAERIAEEVGTPLGATVGYKVRFTDTSGEDTLVKLMTDGILLAEIQHDRMLRAYDTLIIDEAHERSLNVDFLLGYLKQLLPKRPDLKVVITSATIDPERFSRHFDDAPIVEVSGRTYPVEVRYRPISEDILDPEEKNPGGGTDRDQTQAILDAVDELSREEPGDVLVFLSGEREIRDTAEALEKQKLRNTEILPLYARLSVAEQKRVWSSHSGRRIVLATNVAETSLTVPGIKYVIDPGTARISRYSHRTKVQRLPIEAISQASANQRKGRSGRVSEGICIRLYSEEDFLSRPEYTDPEILRTNLASVILQMAALGLGDVAAFPFVDGPDHRQIKDGVNLLTELGALHPDPSGAKRRLTPLGRRLAQLPVDPRLGRMVLEAEKRDCLAEVLVITSALSIQDPRERPTDKQQQAQQMHARFTDKESDFLAYLNLWNHLRDRQKELSGNQFRRMCREEFLNYLRVREWQDIHGQLKQVLRQMDVEVPPLRPEAADPRAVHMSLLSGLLSHVGLKDPEKHEYLGGRGARFAIFPGSALFKKQPRFVMAGELVETSKLWGRMVARIEPEWAEELAGDIVKRTYSEPHWERKRGAVMAYERVTLYGVPIVVQRKVSYGRIDPEMSRDLFIRRALVEGDWDTRHHFFRDNRALLDEVEDLEHRARRRDIVVDDETLFRFYDARVPADVVSAAHFDAWWKKARHEQPELLDFTREDLINDGVAAVSEDDYPDTWRQGALVFPLTYQFEPGSDSDGVTAHIPLKVLNQVEADGFDWQIPGLRAELVTALIRSLPKPLRRNFVPVPDNADRALGGLTPYEGALTAALAAELTRMSGERIPADAFDLTRVPDHLRITFRAVDDRQRALAEDKDLERLRAKLKPRLREAISAEAKGVEKKGLTAWDFGPLERTLERKALGPKVKGYPALVDEGDSVAVRIFDTEAEQRAAMRLGTRRLLLLNLPSPAAAVSKGLNNPDKLALADSPYGSVKKLLADAEAAAVDHLLVREGGPVWNGDDFAALAERVRADLGDTVAEILPRAARVLALWRKVTKKVKGTTSLAVLPSLNDVQGQLGSLVGDGFITAAGVGRLDDLHRYLRGVEYRLEKLPENPRRDQVGMSKVEQMRQAVARATGALKPGRAADPDVAELRWMLEEYRVSLFAQGAIRTAYPVSDKRIMKAVEAVKAA from the coding sequence ATGAGCACCACCACGCCCGCGCCCACCGCGGACCATCTCCGTTCCCGGCTCCGCGACCTCATGCCCGTGGACCGGCACCGGCTGCGCCGCCGTATCGACGGCCTCGCCAAGATGCGCGACGAGCGCCGCCGCGCCTCGGTCCTGGCCCAGATCGCCAGGGACGTCGACGAGGCGCGCCTGCGCGTGGACCTGCGCCGCGAGGCCGTCCCCGAGCTGACCTACCCGGAGTCGCTGCCGGTCAGCGCCCGGCGCGACGACATCGCCGAGGCCATCCGCGACAACCAGGTCGTCATCGTCGCGGGCGAGACCGGTTCGGGCAAGACCACCCAGCTGCCCAAGATCTGCCTGGAGCTGGGCCGCGGCGTCATGGGCACCATCGGCCACACCCAGCCCCGCCGGCTGGCCGCCCGCACCGTCGCCGAGCGCATCGCCGAGGAGGTCGGCACCCCGCTGGGCGCCACCGTCGGCTACAAGGTGCGCTTCACCGACACCTCCGGCGAGGACACCCTCGTCAAGCTGATGACCGACGGCATCCTGCTGGCCGAGATCCAGCACGACCGGATGCTGCGCGCCTACGACACGCTCATCATCGACGAGGCCCACGAGCGCAGCCTCAACGTCGACTTCCTGCTGGGCTACCTCAAGCAGCTGCTGCCCAAGCGCCCCGACCTGAAGGTCGTCATCACCTCGGCGACCATCGACCCCGAGCGGTTCTCGCGCCACTTCGACGACGCCCCCATCGTCGAGGTCTCCGGCCGCACCTACCCGGTCGAGGTCCGCTACCGGCCCATCTCCGAGGACATCCTCGACCCCGAGGAGAAGAACCCGGGGGGCGGGACCGACCGCGACCAGACCCAGGCCATCCTCGACGCCGTCGACGAGCTCTCCCGAGAGGAGCCCGGCGACGTCCTGGTCTTCCTCAGCGGCGAGCGCGAGATCCGCGACACCGCCGAGGCGCTGGAGAAGCAGAAGCTCCGCAACACCGAGATCCTGCCGCTGTACGCGCGGCTCTCGGTCGCCGAGCAGAAGCGGGTGTGGTCCTCTCATTCCGGCCGCCGCATCGTCCTGGCCACCAACGTCGCCGAGACCTCCCTGACGGTCCCCGGCATCAAGTACGTCATCGACCCGGGCACCGCGCGCATCTCCCGCTACTCGCACCGCACCAAGGTGCAGCGCCTGCCCATCGAGGCGATCTCCCAGGCCTCCGCCAACCAGCGCAAGGGCCGCTCCGGCCGCGTCTCCGAGGGCATCTGCATCCGGCTGTACTCCGAAGAGGACTTCCTGTCCCGCCCCGAGTACACCGACCCCGAGATCCTGCGCACCAACCTCGCCTCGGTCATCCTCCAGATGGCCGCCCTGGGCTTGGGCGACGTCGCCGCCTTCCCGTTCGTGGACGGCCCCGACCACCGCCAGATCAAGGACGGCGTCAACCTCCTCACCGAGCTGGGCGCCCTGCACCCGGACCCCTCCGGTGCCAAGCGCCGCCTCACCCCGCTGGGCCGCAGGCTGGCCCAGCTGCCGGTCGACCCGCGCCTGGGCCGCATGGTCCTGGAGGCCGAGAAGCGCGACTGCCTGGCCGAGGTCCTGGTCATCACCTCCGCGCTGTCCATCCAGGACCCGCGCGAGCGCCCCACGGACAAGCAGCAGCAGGCCCAGCAGATGCACGCCCGGTTCACCGACAAGGAGTCGGACTTCCTGGCGTACCTGAACCTGTGGAACCACCTGCGCGACAGACAGAAGGAGCTGTCGGGCAACCAGTTCCGCCGCATGTGCCGCGAGGAGTTCCTCAACTACCTGCGCGTGCGCGAGTGGCAGGACATCCACGGGCAGCTCAAGCAGGTGCTGCGGCAGATGGACGTGGAGGTCCCGCCGCTGCGCCCCGAGGCCGCCGACCCGCGCGCCGTCCACATGTCCCTGCTGTCCGGGCTGCTGTCCCACGTCGGCCTCAAGGACCCCGAGAAGCACGAGTATCTCGGCGGCCGCGGCGCCCGGTTCGCGATCTTCCCCGGTTCGGCGCTGTTCAAGAAGCAGCCCCGGTTCGTCATGGCCGGCGAGCTGGTCGAGACCTCCAAGCTGTGGGGGCGCATGGTCGCCCGCATCGAGCCGGAGTGGGCCGAGGAGCTGGCCGGGGACATCGTCAAGCGCACCTACAGCGAGCCCCACTGGGAGCGCAAGCGCGGCGCCGTCATGGCCTACGAGCGGGTCACCCTCTACGGGGTGCCCATCGTCGTGCAGCGCAAGGTGTCCTACGGGAGGATCGACCCGGAGATGTCCCGGGACCTGTTCATCCGCCGTGCCCTGGTGGAGGGCGACTGGGACACCCGCCACCACTTCTTCCGCGACAACCGCGCCCTGCTGGACGAGGTCGAGGACCTGGAGCACCGGGCCCGCCGCCGCGACATCGTGGTGGACGACGAGACCCTGTTCCGGTTCTACGACGCGCGGGTCCCCGCGGACGTCGTCTCGGCCGCCCACTTCGACGCCTGGTGGAAGAAGGCCCGGCACGAGCAGCCGGAGCTCCTCGACTTCACCCGCGAGGACCTCATCAACGACGGGGTCGCCGCCGTCAGCGAGGACGACTACCCCGACACGTGGCGGCAGGGGGCCCTGGTCTTCCCGCTCACCTACCAGTTCGAGCCGGGCAGCGACTCCGACGGCGTCACCGCGCACATCCCGCTCAAGGTCCTCAACCAGGTGGAGGCCGACGGCTTCGACTGGCAGATCCCGGGCCTGCGCGCCGAGCTGGTCACCGCGCTCATCCGGTCGCTGCCCAAGCCGCTGCGCCGCAACTTCGTCCCCGTGCCCGACAACGCCGACCGCGCCCTGGGCGGGCTCACCCCCTACGAGGGGGCGCTCACCGCGGCGCTGGCCGCCGAGCTGACCCGCATGTCGGGGGAGCGGATCCCGGCCGACGCCTTCGACCTGACCCGGGTGCCCGACCACCTGCGCATCACCTTCCGCGCGGTGGACGACCGGCAGCGCGCCCTGGCCGAGGACAAGGACCTGGAGCGGCTCCGGGCCAAGCTCAAGCCGCGCCTGCGCGAGGCCATCTCCGCCGAGGCCAAGGGCGTGGAGAAGAAGGGGCTGACCGCCTGGGACTTCGGGCCGCTGGAGCGCACCCTGGAGCGCAAGGCGCTGGGCCCCAAGGTCAAGGGGTACCCGGCGCTGGTCGACGAGGGCGACAGCGTCGCCGTGCGCATCTTCGACACCGAGGCCGAACAGCGGGCCGCCATGCGGCTCGGCACCCGCAGGCTCCTGCTGCTCAACCTGCCCTCCCCGGCGGCCGCGGTCAGCAAGGGGCTCAACAACCCCGACAAGCTGGCCCTGGCCGACAGCCCGTACGGGTCCGTCAAGAAGCTCCTCGCCGACGCCGAGGCGGCCGCCGTCGACCACCTGCTCGTCCGCGAGGGCGGGCCGGTGTGGAACGGCGACGACTTCGCGGCCCTGGCCGAGCGAGTCCGCGCCGACCTGGGGGACACCGTCGCGGAGATCCTGCCCAGGGCGGCCCGGGTCCTGGCGCTGTGGCGCAAGGTCACCAAGAAGGTCAAGGGCACCACGTCGCTGGCGGTGCTGCCCTCGCTCAACGACGTCCAGGGGCAGCTGGGCTCGCTGGTCGGCGACGGGTTCATCACCGCCGCCGGGGTCGGGCGCCTCGACGACCTGCACCGCTACCTGCGCGGGGTCGAGTACCGGCTGGAGAAGCTGCCGGAGAACCCGCGCCGCGACCAGGTCGGCATGTCCAAGGTCGAGCAGATGCGCCAGGCCGTCGCCCGGGCCACCGGGGCGCTCAAGCCCGGCCGCGCCGCCGACCCGGATGTGGCCGAGCTGCGCTGGATGCTGGAGGAGTACCGGGTGAGCCTGTTCGCGCAGGGGGCGATCCGCACCGCCTACCCGGTGTCCGACAAGCGGATCATGAAGGCCGTCGAGGCGGTCAAGGCCGCCTAG
- a CDS encoding cupin domain-containing protein: MDPFSGTAPFAARVADVELEPEPLDPGQVEAGDPRVSSRTLWESADGSQSRGVWQITPGTVTDTEADEVFVVLSGRATVEVEGGPVLEVGPGDVCLLRAGDRTRWTVHETLRKVYHVTSS, translated from the coding sequence ATGGACCCCTTCTCAGGCACCGCCCCCTTCGCCGCCCGCGTCGCCGACGTGGAGCTGGAACCCGAACCCCTGGACCCCGGGCAGGTCGAGGCGGGCGACCCGCGCGTCTCCTCCCGCACCCTGTGGGAGTCGGCCGACGGCTCCCAGAGCCGCGGCGTCTGGCAGATCACCCCGGGCACGGTCACCGACACCGAGGCCGACGAGGTGTTCGTGGTGCTGAGCGGGCGCGCGACCGTGGAGGTGGAGGGCGGCCCGGTCCTGGAGGTCGGCCCGGGCGACGTGTGCCTGCTGCGCGCGGGCGACCGGACCCGCTGGACGGTCCACGAGACCCTGCGCAAGGTCTACCACGTCACCTCCTCCTGA